A window of the Microplitis mediator isolate UGA2020A chromosome 5, iyMicMedi2.1, whole genome shotgun sequence genome harbors these coding sequences:
- the LOC130667445 gene encoding mediator of RNA polymerase II transcription subunit 12, with amino-acid sequence MMGILYEKRPLKRPRLGPPDVYPQEPKQKEDELTLVNVKHGFSTMPQLSDEFGTARNCNVTSAKVGAYFNAILAKKEELATMPDTGRKRQQINPKDNFWPVTARTKSGIEAWFKDLSGCKPLVTLAKRAPNFNKKEEIFMMLCEYQVPMLRAAWFIKLSSAYTVAVSEAKIKKRQLPDPTTEWTGTLIKFLRDQLSKIQDYYHIGNQSGHSTPGMNGSCNSSSTVSNNSGIMNNNSTSNGINSLQPLTPNTNANILMTEEHKLALKQWHYSIQLAKYMFEEGLLDRQELLQWILELLDKMRSTPSDDGVLKLLLPLALQYLEEFVQSELLARRLAYLCCRKLSQMLSNVDINTPTSPTVLPAIKSEITNGKETVASTAATPAPSSTSGAGASTAAPQTTQPISNALTSAFNDYLNCPHHKDVILCLSAIVQVITLECPTALVWNSVGEGKSPSVLNGSPLDYLPCPPAALPCPPASAANPTMAKLKAAQENIRARSQAAEGRWSCDKWQQSSAGMTTTKVLSALDALDRHKFDKIDVTNSLDTLYAKIFTPPTKETTNERETSKTEYTPQQDSAVVDILCQWAVSAERWGEHRAMAVAKLLEKRQTEVTGENNDNDDKDSVCSNGNPPSLPIFQPLLMKFLDTDAPIQDNSTPQTKAQFTNLVHLFSELIRHDVFSHDAYMCTLISRGDLIQGPAASKPGTPSNREPMDEDSLFPGIDLKPTKLDPDHGRAMDYDDSKIDDDLDKLLQHIKEDQQNSMDAPDSPKDDALGGHGPEGLDSRPPTSPSRHLLYTTHFPLPQDESSSQHDCNQRHVLLYGVGRVRDEARHVVKKMTKEVCKLFGKKFSIDVAEGGKVKKHSRSEFNFEAVTQKFQNLSYFDQHVVTWQCATQVIEMLNGFSMSGSSYLPVQEHVAFLFDLMELALNIYGLIDVCIQILKELPEVETQLAARNSQLVRSYTTSLSLYVVGVLRRYHYCLLLSPEQTILVFDLLCKVVKHVSNPSDCSSAERCILAHLYDLYSSCFFLKVKPHGVEAFSNAYPKIKAAMFNTNPALVPSSHPYNSQYMVEILNNPRRGGKIEPQWARSLNESPANRYSFVCNAIVAVCNETDNDKLNDIAITCAELTACCNSLTVEWLGALAGLCLLADGPQFYIDLLNQVNIQDLSIHNSLAVFTSIMIARHCFSLEDFVRLIALPSLGNVCNANRGDSDAEAESRGRLTSHLLLRLFKTVECPQPALYSVSTSPHPLPTGNQRGYSIKLSCDRHLLAAAHNNIPVGPVLAVLKAILVVGDATAGKQPPKKPDVPTVHSGKGSGPASVGGGAGELSISHILGTSDILGAGDDLGLDLAMSSSSSSAGLLSENVKGLSDFAQHVLRQICSQEWVLERCLQSPEELCYPDMLLDSMLSARQAQRLLHMICYPDTPLDAFHDQRTHITNILENLEQWSLRMSWLDLQLMYKQFTPGSTDLTQWLDIVAKAAIDVFQLNTLTNKTEKRSGSIWLVAPLVSKLSSAVQGRVLKVAGQVLESGNWSKTAGRERGRLKSPSLFNHQPFLSLVLTCLKGQDDQREGLLTSLHSQLSQFLNTSKEEKNVASEDPKTREVLQDALQLRFSLVGGVFDTIQRNTTVTTDWAILLVQLVSYGVIDLNNNSELFTTVIDMLATLIHSTLVSDSQSEKDENKKHYQNLMKKLKKELGDRNSPSIQYVRQLLPLPKLTMEVITCEPIGCLTDTKGNKIAGFDSIDKKQGLQVCDSQRVSAWELLEGHKNPAPLSWAWFRAVKMERKPLTYQNAHKLLRYHTHSQLRPASHYLEAPPLPPEDLEPDKKEIETGKADTPMSVDSPSRLGPGSVGPGLAIGAGKGKAMKVPRRHRRNKGAVTPTAPVTQQMQPGPPPMQQMTYANQQPQVPQQPGMFPGQAPQPQQQWYPNQQGPAPPQQYGYGQQLPPTQVGGPRYERPSMNTSKQALSNMLRLRLPSNQFMGNQQQPSVPVPGPAAFRGMQSNQFVRQQLRAQQGGPGMNPQQSMFTPQQQQNMYAMQQGMNQNYAGYGGQQMISQQQQQAAQQQQQSQQQAQQQAQQQQQQQQQQQMLQQQAQQQVQQQGMMTQQSMMFQNQQQMMGAQRNQEYMQQQRMQAGVGPRPPYLQAPNVTMNTMGPMGGGVQNQPAPPYRQAGGKPTAVGVGASSIAMQSNPQYQAQQRLRQQMLVIQQQQQAQQQAQQQQQVQQQTGNGGQQQTPQLVAHLQRQHQQPQHPYQHQPPPY; translated from the exons ATGATGGGTATATTGTATGAGAAGAGGCCCTTAAAAAGGCCCAGACTCGGGCCACCGGACGTCTATCCCCAGGAACCCAAGCAAAAAGAGGATGAGCTGACGTTGGTGAATGTCAAGCATGGGTTTTCGACTATGCCCCAGCTCTCGGATGAGTTCGGTACTGCGAGAAATTGCAATGTGACATCTGCTAAAGTCGGAGCTTATTTTAACGCCATATTAGCCAAGAAAGAGGAGCTGGCGACGATGCCGGACACTGGACGGAAAAGACAGCAGATAAATCCTAAAGACAATTTCTGGCCTGTAACTGCCAGAACTAAGAGCGGCATCGAGGCCTGGTTCAAAGATTTATCAGGATGCAAACCTCTTGTCACCCTGGCTAAGCGCGCtcctaattttaataaaaaagaagaaatatttatgatgCTCTGTGAGTATCAAGTGCCGATGCTTAGAGCCGCttggtttattaaattgagttCTGCTTACACTGTTGCCGTATCTGAggctaaaataaaaaaacgtcaGCTTCCTGATCCTACCACTG AGTGGACTGGaactttgattaaatttttacgagatcAGTTGTCCAAAATCCAGGACTACTATCACATAGGAAATCAAAGTGGACATAGCACTCCAGGTATGAACGGATCGTGCAACTCGTCATCTACCGTCAGTAATAACTCGGGTATTATGAACAACAATAGTACAAGTAATGGAATAAATTCTTTGCAACCTTTAACACCCAATACAAATGCAAATATTTTGATGACTGAAGAACATAAATTAGCTTTAAAGCAGTGGCATTACAGTATTCAATTGGCAAAATATATGTTTGAAGAAGGTTTGCTAGATAGACAGGAATTACTCCAATGGATTTTAGAATTACTTGATAAAATGCGATCAACTCCGTCTGACGATGGAGTATTGAAGCTGCTTCTGCCGTTAGCGCTTCAGTATCTTGAAGAATTTGTTCAATCCGAGTTATTAGCGAGGAGATTAGCGTATTTATGTTGTAGAAAATTATCACAGATGCTGAGTAATGTTGACATCAACACACCAACAAGTCCGACAGTTCTACCAGCCATAAAATCAGAAATCACTAACGGAAAAGAAACCGTAGCATCGACAGCAGCAACGCCAGCACCGTCATCAACAAGTGGAGCAGGAGCGTCAACAGCAGCTCCGCAAACGACTCAGCCGATATCTAATGCTCTGACATCAGCATTCAATGATTACTTGAATTGTCCGCATCACAAAGACGTGATTCTTTGTCTGTCAGCAATAGTCCAAGTGATAACACTAGAGTGCCCGACAGCTTTAGTTTGGAATAGCGTTGGAGAAGGTAAGTCACCTTCTGTATTAAATGGGTCTCCTTTGGATTATCTTCCTTGTCCACCAGCAGCACTGCCATGTCCACCAGCGAGCGCAGCGAATCCAACAATGGCTAAACTGAAAGCTGCTCAGGAAAACATTCGCGCCCGATCACAGGCCGCCGAGGGACGTTGGTCTTGTGACAAATGGCAGCAAAGTAGCGCTGGTATGACGACAACAAAagttttatcagctctagatgCTCTGGACCgtcataaatttgataaaattgatgTTACTAATTCGTTGGATACTCTCTATGCTAAAATATTTACCCCGCCGACTAAAGAAACCACCAATGAGAGAGAAACATCCAAGACTGAATACACACCCCAACAGGATTCCGCAGTTGTGGATATTTTGTGTCAGTGGGCCGTGAGTGCCGAGCGCTGGGGCGAGCACAGAGCGATGGCTGTGGCtaaattgttagaaaaaaGACAAACTGAAGTTACTGGTGAAAATAATGACAACGATGACAAAGATAGCGTTTGTAGTAACGGTAATCCGCCGAGTCTTCCGATATTCCAGCCGTTGCTGATGAAATTTCTTGATACAGATGCGCCTATTCAGGACAATTCAACTCCTCAGACCAAGGCCCAGTTTACGAACCTCGTGCATTTATTTTCTGAGCTGATTAGACACGACGTTTTTTCTCACGATGCTTATATGTGTACGCTGATATCACGGGGTGATTTAATTCAAGGTCCAGCTGCTAGTAAACCTGGAACACCGAGCAACAGAGAGCCCATGGACGAGGATAGTTTATTTCCTGGCATTGATTTGAAGCCGACTAAACTTGATCCAGATCACGGGAGAGCTATGGATTATGACGACAGTAAAATTGATGATGATCTGGACAAACTGCTTCAGCATATCAAAGAGGATCAGCAGAACAGTATGGATGCACCAGACAGCCCTAAAGACGACGCACTGGGCGGCCACGGACCCGAGGGATTGGACTCCAGACCACCGACAAGTCCCAGTCGGCACCTCTTGTACACCACCCACTTTCCTCTGCCGCAGGATGAATCTTCTAGCCAACATGACTGCAACCAGCGACATGTGCTGCTGTACGGAGTAGGCCGTGTACGGGACGAAGCGCGACATGTTGTCAAGAAGATGACTAAAGAAGTTTGTAAACTGTTCGGTAAAAAGTTCAGCATCGACGTAGCAGAGGGAGGCAAAGTAAAGAAGCACTCGAGAAgcgaatttaattttgaagccGTGACACAGAAGTTTCAGAATCTCAGTTACTTTGATCAGCATGTAGTGACTTGGCAGTGTGCGACTCAAGTAATAGAAATGTTGAACGGTTTTTCCATGTCCGGTTCGTCTTATCTTCCGGTGCAAGAGCACGTCGCTTTTCTTTTCGATCTTATGGAACTTGCGCTAAATATTTACGGACTCATTGACGTgtgtattcaaattttaaaagaattacCTGAGGTAGAGACTCAATTGGCAGCGAGAAATAGCCAATTGGTAAGAAGCTATACGACTAGTTTGAGTCTGTATGTCGTCGGAGTACTCAGAAGATATCACTACTGTCTTTTACTTTCGCCTGAGCAAACAATTTTGGTATTTGATCTACTTTGCAAGGTCGTAAAACACGTGTCCAATCCCAGCGACTGCAGTTCTGCTGAACGCTGTATTTTGGCTCATCTTTATGACCTCTACTCGTCGTGTTTCTTCTTGAAAGTAAAACCGCATGGTGTCGAGGCATTCAGTAACGCATATCCTAAAATAAAAGCCGCGATGTTCAACACCAACCCAGCTCTCGTACCGTCAAGTCATCCTTACAATTCTCAGTATATGGTTGAAATCCTGAACAATCCAAGAAGAGGCGGTAAAATAGAACCCCAGTGGGCTAGATCTTTGAACGAATCACCAgcaaacagatacagctttgtCTGCAATGCCATTGTCGCTGTTTGCAATGAAACTGACAATGACAAGCTCAATGATATCGCCATCACTTGCGCAGAACTCACTGCCTGCTGTAATTCACTTACTGTCGAATGGCTGGGGGCTCTCGCAGGACTCTGCTTGTTGGCTGACGGTCCTCAGTTTTACATTGACCTGCTTAATCAGGTCAACATTCAAGACTTGAGTATTCACAACTCACTCGCTGTCTTTACTTCCATCATGATAGCGCGCCATTGTTTTTCCCTTGAAGACTTTGTAAGACTCATCGCCTTGCCGTCTTTGGGAAACGTCTGCAATGCAAACAGAGGCGACAGTGACGCTGAAGCTGAATCACGAGGAAGATTAACGTCTCATTTATTACTCCGTCTATTCAAAACTGTCGAATGCCCTCAGCCGGCTCTGTACTCAGTCAGTACAAGCCCACACCCACTTCCTACCGGAAATCAACGTGGCTACAGTATTAAACTCAGTTGTGATCGTCATCTGCTGGCAGCAGCTCACAATAATATACCAGTTGGTCCAGTATTAGCGGTTCTGAAAGCGATCCTCGTTGTTGGAGATGCTACTGCTGGTAAACAGCCGCCCAAAAAGCCGGACGTACCTACGGTACATTCAGGCAAAGGCAGTGGACCAGCGAGCGTCGGTGGTGGTGCCGGAGAGTTGTCTATAAGTCATATTCTTGGTACCAGTGACATTCTTGGAGCCGGAGATGACTTAGGTCTAGATCTCGCCATGTCATCATCGAGCAGCAGCGCTGGACTTTTATCAGAAAATGTAAAAGGGCTTTCAGACTTTGCCCAGCATGTTCTGCGTCAAATTTGCAGCCAGGAATGGGTTCTAGAGAGATGCTTGCAAAGTCCAGAAGAACTTTGTTACCCAGATATGCTGCTGGATAGTATGCTGTCTGCCAGACAAGCCCAGCGATTGCTTCACATGATTTGCTATCCTGATACTCCACTGGATGCTTTTCACGATCAGCGGACCCACATCACAAACATACTAGAAAATTTAGAGCAATGGAGCTTGAGAATGTCTTGGCTTGATCTGCAATTGATGTACAAACAATTTACTCCTGGGTCTACTGACCTCACTCAGTGGCTTGACATCGTTGCCAAGGCAGCAATAGATGTCTTCCAACTGAACACACTTACCAACAAAACTGAAAAAAGATCTGGCTCCATTTGGCTGGTAGCACCGCTAGTGTCGAAACTATCAAGTGCCGTTCAGGGAAGGGTTTTAAAAGTTGCTGGGCAGGTACTGGAATCGGGTAACTGGTCAAAGACAGCTGGACGTGAGAGAGGAAGACTTAAATCACCTTCACTGTTTAATCACCAGCCATTTCTGTCATTAGTTCTCACTTGTCTCAAGGGCCAGGATGATCAAAGAGAGGGTTTGCTGACGTCACTTCACTCTCAGCTTtcgcaatttttaaatacaagcaaagaagaaaaaaatgttgcttCTGAAGATCCTAAGACACGTGAAGTACTCCAAGATGCTTTGCAATTGAGATTCAGTCTTGTAGGGGGAGTGTTTGATACGATACAGAGAAACACGACTGTCACTACAGACTGGGCTATTTTGTTGGTACAATTAGTCAGCTACGGtgtaattgatttgaataATAACTCGGAATTATTTACTACTGTCATTGACATGCTTGCGACGCTCATACATTCCACTCTGGTATCTGATTCTCAGTCGGAGaaagatgaaaacaaaaaacactatcagaatttgatgaaaaagttgaagaaAGAACTTGGTGACAGAAACTCACCGAGCATCCAGTATGTGAGACAATTATTACCGTTACCTAAATTGACAATGGAAGTGATAACGTGTGAGCCAATTGGTTGTCTGACAGACACCAAAGGCAATAAAATAGCTGGCTTTGATAGCATTGATAAAAAACAAGGGCTTCAAGTGTGTGATTCTCAACGTGTGTCAGCATGGGAATTATTAGAAGGTCATAAAAATCCGGCGCCACTATCATGGGCTTGGTTTCGTGCTGTTAAGATGGAGAGGAAACCTCTGACTTATCAGAATGCCCATAAATTGCTGCGTTATCATACTCACAGTCAACTGAGACCAGCGAGTCATTACTTGGAAGCACCTCCGTTGCCTCCAGAGGATTTGGAGCCTGACAAGAAAGAAATAGAAACTGGTAAAGCGGATACTCCGATGAGCGTTGACTCGCCTAGTAGACTAGGACCTGGAAGTGTTGGACCGGGACTTGCTATTGGTGCAGGTAAAGGTAAAGCCATGAAAGTACCGCGTAGACATCGTAGAAATAAAGGGGCAGTGACTCCTACTGCACCTgtgactcagcaaatgcaaccTGGACCACCGCCGATGCAGCAAATGACCTACGCAAATCAGCAGCCGCAAGTGCCCCAGCAACCTGGGATGTTTCCTGGCCAAGCGCCGCAGCCACAGCAGCAGTGGTACCCAAACCAACAGGGTCCTGCGCCTCCTCAACAGTACGGTTATGGTCAACAATTACCTCCTACCCAAGTCGGTGGTCCTCGTTACGAGCGTCCAAGTATGAATACATCAAAACAAGCACTTTCAAATATGTTACGTTTGCGTTTACCGTCAAATCAGTTCATGGGCAATCAACAGCAACCTAGTGTACCTGTACCCGGACCAGCGGCATTCCGAGGAATGCAGAGTAACCAATTTGTTAGGCAACAGCTGAGAGCTCAACAGGGCGGTCCTGGAATGAACCCTCAGCAGAGTATGTTTACTCCCCAGCAGCAGCAGAATATGTACGCCATGCAGCAGGGAATGAATCAAAACTACGCGGGTTATGGTGGACAGCAGATGATTTCTCAGCAGCAACAGCAAGCCGCTCAGCAGCAACAGCAAAGTCAACAGCAAGCACAACAACAGGcgcaacagcaacagcaacaacagcagcagcagcagatGCTCCAGCAGCAGGCGCAGCAACAAGTTCAGCAGCAGGGAATGATGACGCAGCAGAGTATGATGTTCCAGAACCAACAGCAAATGATGGGAGCACAGAGAAACCAGGAATACATGCAGCAGCAGAGAATGCAGGCAGGTGTCGGGCCGCGACCGCCGTATCTTCAGGCTCCGAATGTCACGATGAATACGATGGGCCCGATGGGTGGGGGAGTTCAAAATCAGCCTGCGCCTCCTTACAGACAAGCTGGTGGTAAACCTACGGCTGTCGGCGTTGGAGCTTCCAGCATAGCCATGCAGTCTAATCCACAATATCag GCGCAGCAACGTCTTCGTCAGCAAATGCTAGTAAtccaacagcagcaacaggCCCAACAGCAAGcccagcagcaacaacaagtACAACAACAAACGGGTAATGGAGGTCAGCAACAAACACCTCAGTTAGTTGCTCATCTACAAAGACAACATCAACAACCTCAGCATCCTTATCAGCATCAACCGCCGCCGTATTGA
- the LOC130667450 gene encoding scoloptoxin SSD14-like encodes MFGFSKKIIISAFAGFAILILIITTSVVFVTTFYSKNQETKFVSSSPLGIYKKAAVSSSGEECADIGNKMLLKNGSAVDAAIATLLCEGVSSLHSMGLGGGFLMTIWDAKTKKAEFLNAKESAPAKATKDMYVGDATASKRGGKAVAIPGELLGYWEAHRKYGRLDWADLFTPTIELCERGALVNFYLADRIKSKLSYIKAEPTLAEILIDPRTNSTWKVGDRIKRPRLAETLKAIAKYNVSVFYNGSMGEEIVKEIQGFGGIIEMNDLRNYRVEWKKPITSKLGNLTIHSAALPGSGVILTFILNVLEKFLPMGISEEIFWQRIVETFKWAYAHRTELGDDRFVELDDLISNLTSKSYAEEIREKIKDNWTSNDPKFYGVITGTPMDSGTAQVSVLAPDGSAVSVTSSINQILGALIRSKSTGIIFNNQMDDFSTPNVANGYGLPPSPSNFIAPGKRPLSSMSPTIIVDEKREVQLVIGAAGGSKITTGVALTIIMNLWRQHNIKEAIDIRRLHHQLIPMSIAPESNFSSNTLEYLKGLNHTVTFDGWGCGVSAISKLNHPGVTANSDYRRLGSVAGF; translated from the exons ATGTTtgg tttttcaaaaaaaattataatcagcGCATTTGCGGGGTTTGCCATTTTAATACTCATCATTACGACAAGTGTCGTTTTTGTGACgactttttattcaaaaaatcaagaaACGAAATTTGTCAGCTCATCGCCCTTAGGAATCTATAAAAAG GCAGCAGTGTCGTCAAGTGGAGAAGAATGCGCAGatataggaaataaaatgcttcTAAAAAATGGTTCTGCTGTAGATGCTGCAATCGCAACACTATTGTGCGAAGGAGTCTCATCACTTCATAG tATGGGATTGGGAGGTGGATTTTTGATGACAATTTGGGACGCTAAGACTAAAAAAGCTGAGTTTCTTAATGCAAAAGAAAGCGCGCCAGCTAAAGCTACGAAGGATATGTATGTGGGTGATGCCACTGCATCTAAGCGAG GTGGAAAAGCTGTAGCAATTCCGGGCGAACTATTAGGGTACTGGGAAGCCCATAGAAAATACGGAAGACTCGATTGGGCAGATTTATTCACACCGACGATCGAACTTTGTGAGCGAGGAGCTTTGGTGAATTTCTATCTAGCTGACagaataaaatctaaattatctTATATCAAAGCTGAGCCTACTTTAGCTGAAATTCTTATCGATCCGCGAACAAATTCAACATGGAAG GTCGGAGACAGAATAAAGAGGCCGAGACTAGCAGAAACTTTGAAGGCGATAGCTAAATACAATGTCAGTGTCTTTTACAATGGGAGTATGGGTGAAGAAATCGTAAAAGAGATTCAAGGCTTTGGTGGAATTATTGAAATGAACGACTTACGGAATTACAG GGTTGAATGGAAGAAGCCGATAACATCAAAGCTCGGTAATTTAACAATTCATTCGGCAGCATTACCCGGTTCAGGAGtaatattaacatttataCTTAACGTACTCGAAAAGTTTCTTCCTATGGGCATTAGCGAAGAAATATTCTGGCAGCGTATCGTGGAAACATTCAAATGGGCGTACGCTCACCGTACAGAGCTAGGCGACGATAGATTTGTTGAGTTAg aTGACTTAATTTCCAATCTAACGTCCAAGAGTTACGCCGAAGAAAtccgtgaaaaaataaaagacaactGGACAAGTAATGACCCCAAGTTTTACGGAGTAATCACGGGTACTCCGATGGACTCTGGAACTGCACAAGTATCCGTATTGGCTCCTGATGGTTCAGCGGTATCTGTAACATCATCAATAAAtcaaat ATTAGGAGCATTGATACGGTCAAAGTCTACCgggataatatttaataaccaAATGGATGATTTTAGTACCCCAAATGTTGCTAATGGATATGGTTTACCTCCTTCTCCATCTAATTTTATAGCGCCAGGCAAGAGACCGCTCAGTTCTATGTCTCCAACAATTATT GTCGATGAGAAAAGAGAAGTCCAGCTGGTTATAGGAGCGGCTGGAGGATCAAAAATTACCACGGGAGTTGCATTGACCATCATAATGAACCTCTGGCGTCAACATAACATCAAAGAAGCCATCGACATCCGACGACTTCATCATCAA TTGATACCAATGTCGATAGCTcctgaatcaaatttttcttcaaatacaCTAGAGTATTTAAAAGGTCTTAATCATACCGTAACTTTCGATGGATGGGGATGTGGCGTATCAGCGATATCTAAATTAAATCATCCCGGAGTAACAGCTAACTCTGATTATCGTCGTCTGGGATCAGTCGCTGGTTTTTGA
- the LOC130667457 gene encoding replication factor C subunit 4 — protein sequence MHAFLKTGKLGPGDVKKPTKSKEGKAGPAPPWVEKYRPRTVEDVVEQNEVVEVLRQSMSGGDFPNLLFYGPPGTGKTSTILAAARQLFGNVYKSRILELNASDERGIQVIRDKVKSFSQLTASATRPDGTPCPPFKIIILDEADSMTHAAQSALRRTMEKESHSTRFCLICNYVSRIIEPLTSRCTKFRFKPLGQEKIIERLEYICKEENLAADKYVLTKLVDASGGDLRKAITSLQSVTRLKGKDIEITVDDVVEVTGVVPDRWLNRLLEVCQGKDFSKVEEFVDEFLLEAFATSQLIEQLSDRIIMSDDFNDKQKAFIGEKLAECAYRLLEGGSEYIQLINLCCVIMQANQRH from the exons ATGcatgcatttttaaaaaccggTAAATTGGGACCTGGTGATGTCAAAAAACCAACAAAGTCCAAGGAAGGAAAAGCTGGTCCAGCACCTCCATGGGTTGAAAAATA TCGACCAAGAACTGTCGAGGATGTCGTAGAGCAAAATGAAGTAGTGGAAGTACTGCGACAGAGCATGTCAGGTGgtgattttccaaatttgttGTTTTATGGACCACCTGGTACTGGTAAAACTAGTACGATACTGGCAGCTGCTCGGCAATTATTTGGAAATGTTTACAAAAGTCGTATTCTGGAGCTCAACGCTTCGGATGAGAGAGGAATTCAAGTCATCAGAGACAAAGTCAAATCATTCTCACAGTTGACAGCATCTGCTACCAGACCTga CGGAACTCCATGTCCacctttcaaaattatcatacTCGACGAGGCAGACAGTATGACGCACGCGGCGCAATCCGCACTACGTCGTACAATGGAGAAGGAATCCCACAGTACTCGTTTCtgtttaatttgtaattacgTATCGCGTATTATTGAGCCATTGACTTCCCGTTGTACGAAGTTCCGGTTCAAACCGCTCGGTCAGGAAAAAATAATCGAGCGACTGGAGTACATCTGCAAGGAAGAAAATCTTGCTGCTGATAAATATGTGCTGACTAAGCTGGTTGATGCGTCAGGAGGGGATTTGCGTAAAGCAATCACTTCCCTTCAGTCCGTAACGCGACTGAAAGGAAAAGACATCGAGATTACTGTTGATGACGTCGTTGAAGTTACCGGA GTGGTACCGGACAGGTGGTTGAATAGACTGTTGGAAGTTTGTCAGGGTAAAGACTTTAGTAAAGTCGAGGAGTTTGTTGATGAGTTTCTGCTGGAGGCTTTTGCTACTTCTCAACTTATAGAGCAGCTCAGTGATAGAATAATAATGTCTGATGATTTTAACGATAAACAGAAAGCTTTCATTGGAGAAAAACTTGCg gagTGTGCGTATAGATTACTTGAAGGTGGTAGTGAATATATACAGCTGATAAATTTATGCTGCGTTATTATGCAAGCTAATCAGCGACATTAA
- the LOC130667459 gene encoding presenilins-associated rhomboid-like protein, mitochondrial, producing the protein MAFRTLLYLNDASARCLLKNVSCKKIIVQAPNSFKCHRGFKRLREIANNDAFVNTSTLSLKNIWKPLGFTILFGSATHLGAAVWEYEKIRSHTYKMMNRYHQWRATRTGWRGELESWWRSLSDGQRIFIPICYLNIMVFVCWRIPALSGTMMKYFCANPASRAICWPMVLSTFSHHSLVHLAVNMYVLHSFSTAAVATLGREQFVALYLTSGVLSSFASHLYKIAFQRPGLSLGASGAIMGIVSFICAQYPETRLSIAFLPMITFTAGNAIKGLLAMDSIGCIMGWRFFDHAAHLGGALWGIYWQMWGNSHIWQKREPVLSLWHNFRDPPKSH; encoded by the exons ATGGCATTCAGAACGCTGCTGTATTTAAATGACGCATCTGCTAGATG cttattaaaaaatgtttcgtgcaagaaaattattgtgcaagcTCCTAATTCATTCAAATGTCATCGCGGTTTTAAAAGATTAAGAGAGATAGCAAATAATGACGCGTTTGTAAATACGTCTACGTTGtcactgaaaaatatatggaaACCTTTGGGTTTCACGATACTG tTTGGCAGCGCGACACATCTTGGAGCCGCTGTGTGGGAGTATGAGAAAATTCGGAGTCATACTTATAAAATGATGAATCGTTATCACCAATGGCGTGCTACG cgAACAGGATGGAGAGGAGAATTAGAATCGTGGTGGCGAAGTTTGTCCGATGGTCAGCGTATATTTATTCCAATTTGCTACCTTAATATAATGGTATTCGTCTGCTGGAGGATACCTGCACTTAGTGGGACgatgatgaaatatttttgcGCAAATCCAGCTTCTC GTGCAATCTGTTGGCCGATGGTTTTGTCAACCTTCTCACACCATTCGTTAGTTCACTTAGCTGTCAATATGTATGTACTACACAGCTTCAGTACAGCCGCTGTTGCAACACTTGGACGTGAACAATTTGTTGCTCTTTATTTAACCAGTGGGGTATTGTCCAGCTTTGCAAGTcatctttataaaattgcatTTCAACGACCGGGATTGTCCCTCGGTGCA TCTGGAGctattatgggaatcgttAGTTTTATATGTGCACAGTATCCTGAGACACGTTTGAGTATAGCATTTCTTCCAATGATCACATTTACTGCAGGAAAT GCAATTAAAGGATTACTGGCGATGGATTCCATCGGTTGTATAATGGGCTGGCGTTTCTTCGATCATGCTGCTCATTTAGGCGGAGCTTTATGGGGAAT ATACTGGCAGATGTGGGGAAACTCACATATTTGGCAAAAACGTGAACCTGTTTTAAGTCTATGGCATAATTTCCGTGACCCTCCAAAATCACATTAA